Proteins from a single region of Chitinophagaceae bacterium:
- a CDS encoding T9SS C-terminal target domain-containing protein — MSLQKRISVFCTLLLSVTFLSTEILYANSGRNKGEVILQLTSDNINPLLETLSAEMPESNWELKQKLVPSMPIWLLGFDESKTDINQLLSKLNRKESVLFAQWNHHVHIRELIPDDTLFNAQWNLKNTGQGSGIPGADIDAARAWSISSGGVAPTGDTMVIAIIDGGVDLNHPDLNIFTNMNEIPGTGTDVDSNGYIDDYNGWNAASENGNIPPNSHGTHVAGIAGAIGNNLTGVAGVSWNAKILPVVVQNVGNEAQVVAAYGYVYEMRKLYNETNGAAGAFIVSTNASFGIDGGNPLDYPIWCSMYDSLGKLGILNAGATVNFEANIDELGDMPTACPSPWLISVTNTNRMDQKNAGAGYGPNTIDIGAPGTGILSTRPFENYGSSTGTSMASPHLAGAVPLLLSAACDSFFIAYLQKPDSMALIVKDAIIKGVDIIPDLAERTVSGGRLNVYKSMLRIIHEHCNDCMDGTIATTATLCSGSSDGTALFELTSGNNDVSVLWPDSSVAFFRDDLEAGSYIVWASDTAGCEKAFFAEIPGQEPLELNFITNPSVGGYNNGTATAIASGGVAPYGFQWNDAANSQTQSVTQLLSGMYVVTVTDDNECVFTDSVFVDNISSIIETKKASPEVLIYPNPYKNPPLTVSFNAENTHELIILLKNVNGKTVFRQKALSPDGSTELYLPELPAGVYFLQIQQSEYKPILKKIVILP, encoded by the coding sequence ATGAGTCTACAAAAAAGAATTTCTGTCTTCTGCACCCTTTTGCTAAGTGTAACTTTTCTGAGTACGGAAATTTTATATGCAAATTCAGGGCGAAATAAGGGAGAAGTGATTCTTCAATTGACCTCAGATAACATAAACCCTTTACTGGAAACTTTAAGTGCAGAAATGCCGGAAAGTAATTGGGAGCTAAAGCAAAAGTTAGTCCCTTCAATGCCTATTTGGTTGTTGGGCTTTGATGAAAGTAAAACCGATATAAATCAATTACTCTCAAAGCTTAATCGTAAAGAATCGGTGCTTTTTGCACAATGGAATCACCATGTTCACATAAGAGAGTTAATCCCGGACGATACATTATTTAATGCTCAGTGGAATTTAAAAAATACGGGACAGGGAAGTGGTATTCCCGGGGCAGATATAGATGCTGCCAGAGCCTGGTCAATCAGCAGCGGAGGCGTTGCACCTACCGGAGACACTATGGTTATTGCTATTATTGACGGGGGCGTGGATTTAAACCATCCGGACTTAAATATTTTCACAAACATGAATGAAATTCCAGGCACAGGGACAGATGTTGATTCTAACGGTTACATAGATGATTATAACGGCTGGAATGCTGCCTCTGAAAATGGGAATATACCTCCAAACTCTCACGGTACTCATGTTGCCGGAATTGCCGGAGCAATTGGCAATAACTTAACCGGGGTAGCCGGTGTCAGCTGGAATGCCAAGATATTACCGGTGGTTGTTCAAAATGTAGGAAATGAGGCTCAGGTCGTTGCTGCCTATGGGTATGTGTATGAGATGAGAAAGCTGTATAATGAAACCAATGGTGCTGCCGGCGCTTTTATCGTTTCAACCAATGCCTCTTTTGGAATAGATGGCGGCAATCCCTTAGATTATCCGATTTGGTGCAGCATGTATGATAGCCTTGGGAAATTAGGTATTTTAAATGCCGGAGCAACGGTTAATTTTGAAGCGAATATTGATGAACTTGGAGATATGCCAACAGCTTGCCCTTCACCCTGGTTAATTAGCGTTACCAACACCAACCGCATGGATCAAAAGAATGCCGGAGCCGGATATGGGCCAAATACTATTGATATTGGAGCTCCGGGAACAGGAATTTTGTCTACCCGGCCATTTGAAAATTACGGAAGTTCAACCGGCACTTCTATGGCAAGTCCGCATTTAGCCGGAGCTGTTCCACTTCTTTTATCAGCCGCTTGCGATTCCTTTTTTATAGCTTATCTGCAAAAACCGGACAGCATGGCGCTTATTGTAAAGGATGCTATCATTAAAGGCGTTGATATTATTCCGGACCTAGCCGAAAGAACGGTTTCCGGTGGTCGTCTGAATGTCTATAAATCTATGCTGAGAATAATTCATGAACATTGCAATGATTGTATGGATGGAACGATTGCCACTACTGCAACTCTATGCTCCGGAAGTTCTGACGGAACTGCTTTGTTTGAATTGACTTCAGGTAATAATGATGTGAGTGTTTTGTGGCCGGATAGTAGTGTTGCTTTTTTTAGAGATGATTTAGAAGCCGGAAGTTATATCGTCTGGGCAAGCGATACTGCCGGTTGTGAAAAAGCTTTTTTTGCAGAGATTCCGGGTCAGGAACCGCTTGAACTTAATTTTATAACAAACCCTTCCGTTGGGGGATATAATAACGGAACGGCAACAGCAATTGCATCCGGAGGTGTTGCTCCTTATGGATTTCAATGGAATGATGCAGCAAACAGCCAAACACAATCTGTTACTCAGCTTTTGTCAGGGATGTATGTCGTCACGGTAACAGATGATAATGAATGTGTATTTACCGATAGCGTATTTGTAGATAATATAAGCAGCATTATTGAAACTAAGAAAGCCTCACCGGAAGTTTTGATTTATCCGAATCCTTATAAAAATCCACCATTAACAGTAAGCTTTAACGCTGAAAATACCCATGAGCTTATTATTTTGCTAAAAAATGTAAATGGAAAAACTGTCTTTCGTCAAAAAGCCCTTTCACCGGATGGATCCACAGAGCTGTATTTACCTGAATTGCCCGCCGGTGTTTATTTCCTGCAAATACAGCAATCTGAATACAAACCTATCCTCAAAAAAATTGTAATTTTACCCTGA
- a CDS encoding insulinase family protein: MQTDFRRSAPQIKEVEKIFHEEVQEKVLAENTVFSYINDTNNPTVKLSLKLNAGSWFEHKKLIATTCARLAKSGTISQKSAQIAEAIDCSGGKLIFNCMEDHAWITLRCLSENLPELLGILSQLFKESTFPQTELDIHKKHRLQQLKLNNKKTEYLAQKHFFASVFGSEHPYGFYTEAAFIDALERKDLLDFFESNYTRENLQIMGVGNFNEQYFGEIEKLIQSVKSGEGEKQNFMHPIQPALNKEIFIPVKDAEQVSLAMGNRSPLRSDPEYIDYSIMIALLGGYFGSRLMMNLREKKGLTYGIYAQIQNYKHSGCLVIQAELKKGSGEKAIGEVFFEMERLKHELVSNEELRNLKQYLSGNLLSMLDGKLRQYEMLRQFKTFGLDEDFLYRYFNRIKKIEPEDIQQLALKYLDKNSFFTVISGA; encoded by the coding sequence ATGCAAACAGATTTTAGAAGAAGTGCGCCCCAAATAAAGGAAGTTGAAAAGATATTTCATGAGGAAGTACAGGAAAAAGTTTTAGCAGAAAATACGGTTTTCAGTTATATAAACGATACAAATAACCCAACGGTTAAGCTATCCTTAAAACTAAATGCAGGAAGTTGGTTTGAGCATAAAAAACTGATAGCAACCACCTGTGCCAGATTAGCAAAATCAGGAACCATTAGTCAAAAATCCGCTCAAATTGCAGAAGCGATTGATTGCAGTGGAGGAAAGCTCATTTTTAATTGCATGGAAGACCATGCCTGGATAACCCTCAGATGTTTAAGTGAAAATTTACCGGAATTACTCGGAATTTTAAGTCAGTTGTTTAAAGAAAGCACTTTCCCTCAAACAGAATTGGATATACATAAGAAACATAGGCTACAGCAACTCAAGTTGAACAATAAAAAAACGGAATATCTGGCTCAAAAACATTTTTTTGCTTCCGTTTTTGGCTCGGAACACCCCTATGGCTTTTATACTGAGGCCGCATTTATAGATGCTTTAGAAAGAAAAGATTTGCTGGACTTTTTTGAAAGTAATTATACCAGGGAAAATCTTCAGATAATGGGGGTCGGTAATTTTAACGAACAATATTTCGGCGAAATAGAAAAATTGATTCAATCCGTTAAAAGTGGAGAGGGCGAAAAACAGAACTTTATGCATCCCATACAACCTGCTTTAAACAAAGAAATATTTATTCCTGTTAAAGATGCAGAACAGGTTTCGCTGGCAATGGGGAATAGATCTCCTCTCAGAAGCGATCCGGAGTATATTGATTACTCCATTATGATTGCTTTGTTGGGAGGCTATTTCGGTTCAAGATTGATGATGAACCTGAGAGAGAAAAAAGGTCTTACTTATGGTATTTATGCACAGATTCAAAATTATAAACATTCCGGTTGTTTAGTTATACAGGCAGAATTAAAAAAAGGTAGTGGTGAAAAAGCAATCGGGGAGGTCTTTTTTGAGATGGAAAGATTGAAACATGAATTGGTCTCAAATGAAGAACTAAGGAATCTTAAACAATATTTATCAGGCAATTTATTGTCTATGCTTGACGGAAAATTGCGACAATATGAAATGTTAAGACAGTTTAAAACGTTTGGATTAGACGAAGATTTTTTGTATCGTTACTTTAACCGTATTAAAAAGATTGAACCGGAGGACATTCAGCAACTGGCACTGAAATATCTGGATAAAAATAGTTTTTTCACGGTAATAAGCGGCGCCTAA
- the chrA gene encoding chromate efflux transporter — translation MRKRNAVFLRDVFILSLTAFGGPQGHLAMMLERLVEKRNYLTEKELVELTALCQLLPGPTSTQTITAIGMKRGGPGIALLTLFFWFLPAVTFMTLVSFFITYIKANQWSLDFLQFIYPVAVGFVSYAAFKITSKVVKTQMAWFITAISVIAALLLSSPWVFPASLIVGGVLTNMTNKEKGQNKETRLPIKPNWNYLKIFAGIFILTGVIALFTNYKPVVLFENFYRFGSLIFGGGQVLIPMMLEQFVNHREYMSAEEFMTGYGITQAMPGPVFSFAAFAGGLAMNDGSWSWQLLGSVIGTVGIFLPGTLLIFFTYPLWNYLKTFTVVVRSLEGINAAASGLVISAAVLLFFELETNFLNVLLIALSFVLLQFTRLPAPLLIVMALIGGLILEWGF, via the coding sequence ATGAGAAAACGTAATGCTGTTTTCCTCAGGGATGTTTTTATTCTTTCTCTGACTGCTTTTGGAGGCCCTCAGGGTCATTTGGCCATGATGCTTGAAAGGTTAGTTGAAAAAAGGAATTATCTTACTGAAAAAGAATTAGTGGAGCTGACTGCCCTTTGCCAATTGCTTCCGGGACCCACTTCTACTCAAACGATTACAGCAATTGGAATGAAAAGAGGAGGTCCGGGAATAGCATTGCTGACTTTGTTTTTTTGGTTTTTGCCGGCGGTTACTTTTATGACCTTAGTTTCCTTTTTTATAACCTATATTAAAGCAAACCAGTGGTCTTTGGACTTTCTGCAGTTTATATATCCGGTAGCGGTAGGTTTTGTTTCTTACGCAGCTTTTAAGATTACCAGCAAGGTTGTCAAAACGCAAATGGCCTGGTTTATAACTGCCATTTCAGTAATAGCAGCCCTTTTACTAAGCTCTCCATGGGTGTTTCCGGCAAGCTTAATCGTTGGAGGGGTCCTTACCAATATGACGAATAAGGAAAAAGGACAAAATAAGGAAACCCGATTACCGATTAAACCCAACTGGAATTATCTGAAAATTTTTGCCGGTATTTTTATACTTACCGGTGTAATAGCTCTTTTTACAAATTATAAACCGGTTGTTTTATTTGAAAACTTTTATCGTTTTGGCAGTTTGATTTTTGGGGGCGGACAGGTTTTAATACCGATGATGCTCGAGCAATTTGTGAATCACCGCGAGTATATGTCTGCCGAGGAGTTTATGACCGGCTACGGAATTACACAGGCTATGCCGGGTCCGGTTTTTTCCTTTGCTGCATTTGCCGGAGGTTTAGCGATGAATGACGGTAGTTGGAGCTGGCAATTATTGGGCTCTGTAATTGGAACTGTAGGTATATTTTTACCCGGAACTTTATTGATTTTCTTTACTTATCCACTTTGGAATTACCTGAAAACATTTACCGTAGTTGTGCGCTCGCTGGAAGGAATAAATGCAGCTGCTTCCGGATTGGTGATTTCTGCTGCCGTTCTGCTGTTTTTTGAATTGGAAACAAATTTTCTAAATGTTCTCCTAATTGCTCTTTCCTTTGTATTGCTGCAATTCACCCGCTTACCCGCACCTTTATTAATTGTGATGGCTTTGATAGGCGGGTTGATTTTGGAGTGGGGATTTTAG
- the hflX gene encoding GTPase HflX produces the protein MIENQNTEKEKAVLVGLVHQHQTEEQLTEYLDELAFLAETAGAVTKKTFIQKLPHPDKRTFVGKGKLEEIKAYIEKNEIDILIFDDDLNGSQLRNLEREIKCKIIDRSHLILDIFALRARTAQAKTQVELAQLQYLLPRLRGMWSHLERQKGGIGLRGPGEKEIETDRRVVNDKIAKLKEKLSKIDKQNLTRRKQREQMIRVALVGYTNVGKSTIMNALSKSEVFAENKLFATLDTTVRKIVIERMPFLLSDTVGFIRKLPHHLIESFKSTLDEAGESDILIHVADISHPAHEDQIKVVNETLLSLGIKDKTVMMVFNKMDLYEQKNFDEYLNDDIKTEIKENIKTKWDTLNPNQCLFISALSKKDLKKLKNDLYYEVRKLYEERYPYMAEKF, from the coding sequence ATGATAGAAAATCAAAATACAGAAAAGGAAAAAGCAGTTTTGGTCGGTTTGGTTCATCAGCATCAAACAGAAGAGCAATTGACGGAATATTTAGATGAGCTTGCTTTTTTGGCTGAAACCGCCGGAGCAGTTACAAAAAAAACTTTTATACAAAAACTTCCACATCCGGATAAAAGAACTTTTGTAGGCAAGGGGAAATTAGAAGAGATTAAAGCATACATTGAAAAAAATGAAATAGACATATTAATTTTTGACGACGACCTAAATGGAAGTCAGCTAAGAAATTTAGAAAGAGAAATCAAATGCAAAATCATTGACAGAAGCCATTTAATTTTAGATATTTTTGCTCTGAGGGCAAGGACAGCTCAGGCAAAAACTCAGGTTGAACTGGCTCAGTTACAATATTTATTGCCCAGACTAAGAGGTATGTGGTCGCACCTTGAGCGACAAAAAGGGGGTATTGGATTGAGAGGACCCGGTGAAAAGGAAATAGAAACAGATAGAAGGGTGGTCAATGATAAAATAGCCAAGCTTAAGGAAAAGCTCTCTAAAATTGATAAACAAAACCTCACACGCAGAAAGCAACGTGAACAAATGATAAGAGTTGCTTTGGTAGGATATACAAATGTCGGTAAGTCAACGATAATGAATGCTTTGAGTAAATCAGAAGTTTTTGCCGAGAATAAACTTTTTGCGACACTGGACACGACTGTTCGTAAAATTGTTATCGAGAGAATGCCCTTTTTACTTTCTGATACAGTAGGATTTATAAGAAAATTGCCCCATCATTTAATTGAAAGTTTTAAAAGCACTTTGGATGAAGCCGGGGAATCCGATATTTTAATACATGTGGCAGACATTTCTCATCCGGCTCATGAAGACCAAATAAAAGTCGTAAACGAAACCTTACTTTCTTTGGGCATCAAAGACAAAACGGTAATGATGGTTTTTAACAAAATGGATCTTTACGAGCAAAAAAACTTTGATGAATACCTGAACGACGATATAAAAACCGAGATTAAAGAAAATATAAAAACAAAATGGGACACACTAAATCCTAATCAGTGTCTTTTTATTTCTGCTTTAAGCAAAAAAGATCTTAAGAAGCTCAAGAACGACCTCTATTATGAAGTTCGGAAATTGTATGAAGAAAGATATCCTTATATGGCTGAAAAGTTTTAA
- a CDS encoding insulinase family protein, which yields MIKYTTTRLQNGLTLIIHENRTSPLALVNVLYKAGSAHENPQKTGYAHLLEHIMFCGSENIDDFDYIVQKAGGNNNAFTTSDYTNYYINLPADNIETAFWLESDRMRFAGFKEESVLVQKQVVIEEFKEGYINQPYGDIWHLISELAYKKHPYRWPTIGLSVEHIEEATVNDLKSFYNKFYQPQNAILSISSPLITDKVIRMAEKWFGSLKNTSESPVVNLPAEPVQENARFLEVEREVPADMIIKSFHMDKRLSEEYYFGDILTDILSQGQSARLHERLVKQENIFSHIDAYVTGTNDPGQIIIEARLSDGISFKEADAKINKELEEIATAGPGEKEVKKADNQKRTQLAFNNQNMFEKTFQLAYFEMLDSAERINREMEIYKEIKPQDIKTTAEKVFDKRNSSTIFYKAKN from the coding sequence ATGATAAAATATACAACTACCCGGCTACAAAATGGACTTACTTTAATCATACATGAAAACAGGACTTCACCGCTGGCCTTAGTGAATGTTTTGTATAAAGCAGGCTCAGCTCATGAAAATCCCCAAAAGACCGGTTATGCTCATTTACTGGAACATATAATGTTTTGTGGTTCAGAAAATATCGACGACTTTGATTATATAGTTCAAAAAGCCGGAGGAAATAATAATGCCTTTACCACGAGTGACTATACAAATTACTACATAAATCTTCCGGCGGATAATATAGAAACTGCCTTTTGGTTAGAGTCTGACAGAATGCGCTTTGCAGGTTTTAAAGAGGAAAGCGTGTTGGTTCAAAAGCAAGTCGTTATTGAGGAGTTTAAGGAAGGCTATATTAATCAACCTTATGGAGATATTTGGCATCTTATCAGTGAATTGGCATATAAAAAGCATCCTTACAGATGGCCGACTATCGGACTTAGTGTAGAACATATAGAAGAAGCTACGGTCAATGATCTGAAAAGCTTTTACAATAAGTTCTATCAGCCACAAAATGCCATACTTTCTATTTCTTCACCACTTATTACTGATAAAGTTATCCGTATGGCAGAAAAGTGGTTTGGGAGCCTGAAAAATACTAGTGAAAGCCCCGTAGTGAATTTGCCGGCAGAGCCAGTTCAGGAAAATGCCCGTTTTTTGGAAGTTGAAAGAGAAGTTCCGGCAGATATGATAATTAAATCTTTTCATATGGATAAAAGGCTTTCAGAAGAGTATTATTTCGGTGATATTTTGACTGATATATTATCTCAGGGGCAATCTGCCAGATTACATGAGCGCTTAGTTAAGCAAGAAAATATTTTTAGCCATATAGATGCATACGTAACAGGAACCAATGATCCCGGGCAAATAATTATTGAAGCCAGATTAAGCGATGGGATTAGTTTTAAAGAGGCTGATGCGAAAATTAACAAAGAGCTGGAAGAAATTGCAACAGCCGGGCCCGGTGAAAAAGAAGTGAAAAAAGCAGATAATCAAAAAAGAACCCAGCTGGCTTTTAATAATCAAAACATGTTTGAAAAAACGTTTCAGTTAGCCTATTTTGAAATGCTCGACAGCGCAGAGAGAATTAACCGCGAAATGGAGATTTATAAAGAGATAAAGCCACAAGACATAAAAACTACGGCCGAAAAAGTTTTTGATAAAAGAAACAGCTCTACGATTTTTTATAAAGCAAAAAACTAG
- the lptB gene encoding LPS export ABC transporter ATP-binding protein, translating to MELRAENLAKSYKGRKVVDNVSVNVKQGEIVGLLGPNGAGKTTSFYMIVGLITPDEGEVYLDRQNIKKLPMYKRARLGVGYLPQEASIFRKMSVEDNITSVLEMTNLSKKEQRDKMESLLEEFGLNHVRKSPGDVLSGGERRRTEIARALAVDPKFILLDEPFAGIDPIAVEDIQQVVEKLKFRNIGILITDHNVQETLSITDRAYLLFEGKILKAGTPEELAADEQVRTYYLGKNFELKKKRRDN from the coding sequence ATGGAATTAAGAGCTGAAAACCTGGCAAAAAGCTATAAAGGCAGAAAAGTAGTTGATAATGTTTCAGTCAATGTGAAACAGGGCGAAATTGTAGGCTTACTGGGACCGAATGGAGCCGGAAAAACAACCAGTTTTTACATGATAGTGGGGCTCATAACTCCGGATGAAGGGGAAGTATATCTGGACAGACAAAATATCAAAAAGCTCCCAATGTATAAACGGGCCCGACTGGGAGTTGGTTATTTGCCACAGGAAGCGTCTATTTTTCGAAAAATGTCAGTTGAAGACAACATCACATCGGTACTTGAAATGACTAATTTGAGCAAAAAGGAACAAAGAGATAAAATGGAAAGCCTGCTCGAAGAATTTGGTTTAAATCATGTGCGCAAAAGTCCGGGGGATGTGCTTTCAGGAGGCGAACGCAGACGAACAGAAATTGCCAGAGCGCTTGCTGTAGACCCTAAATTTATTTTACTTGATGAGCCCTTTGCGGGAATTGATCCCATAGCAGTAGAAGATATACAGCAAGTAGTGGAGAAGTTGAAATTTAGAAATATCGGAATTTTAATTACAGATCATAATGTGCAGGAAACTCTATCTATAACAGATAGAGCATACCTCCTGTTTGAAGGTAAAATTTTAAAAGCCGGAACGCCCGAAGAGCTGGCAGCTGATGAGCAGGTACGAACGTATTATTTAGGAAAAAACTTTGAGCTAAAGAAAAAAAGAAGGGATAATTAA
- the recJ gene encoding single-stranded-DNA-specific exonuclease RecJ: MQLPEKKWILTPADKEKVASLKNELKVSEEICTLLVQRDIYTFDSAKDFFRPELSHLHNPFLMKDMDKAVDRILEAISQNQKVLVYGDYDVDGTTAVTLMYDFLSHAIQNLDFYIPNRYKEGYGISTAGIEFASREGFHLVIALDCGIKAVEKIKYAKELGVDFIICDHHLPGEELPPAHAVLDPKQSDCNYPYKELSGCGVGFKLIQALKAKTNNPAFPDPCDYLDLLAISIGCDIVPITGENRVLAYYGLQKINESPRKGVEAILKTGSIKKEITIMDLVFVIGPRINAAGRIADAKNAVYTLLSKNVETANDEAKILNKRNTNRKELDKQITESATQLILNDPEYPAKKTTLVFHPEWHKGVIGIVASRLVERFYRPTIVFTESNDMITASARSIEGFNIHDAIKKASGNLEQFGGHFYAAGLSLKKENLQAFMEEFERIVAETITEEQLIPRVKIDAELDFQRINPKFLQTINQFAPFGPGNMRPIFVSKALHKYGNYRIVGDHHLKITFKAEKTAAIPAIGFNLAEKAGYLGETEMYDICYCLSENEWQGVKSLQLELKDLKKSSLAVWN, translated from the coding sequence ATGCAATTACCGGAAAAAAAATGGATTTTAACTCCGGCAGACAAGGAGAAGGTTGCTTCATTGAAAAATGAGTTAAAAGTAAGTGAGGAGATTTGTACATTACTGGTACAGCGGGATATATATACTTTCGACTCGGCAAAGGACTTTTTCAGACCTGAGCTCAGTCATTTGCACAACCCTTTTCTGATGAAAGACATGGACAAAGCTGTTGACAGAATTTTGGAGGCTATTTCTCAAAATCAAAAAGTTTTGGTTTACGGAGATTATGATGTTGATGGTACCACAGCCGTGACGCTTATGTACGACTTTTTAAGCCACGCTATTCAAAATCTGGACTTTTATATTCCGAACCGATATAAAGAAGGTTATGGCATTTCTACCGCCGGAATTGAGTTTGCCTCCCGGGAAGGCTTTCATTTAGTTATCGCATTAGATTGCGGAATAAAAGCCGTTGAAAAAATTAAATATGCAAAAGAGCTGGGCGTAGATTTTATAATCTGTGACCATCACCTGCCCGGAGAGGAATTGCCCCCGGCTCATGCAGTTCTGGATCCAAAACAAAGTGATTGTAACTATCCCTATAAAGAATTAAGCGGTTGCGGAGTTGGCTTTAAACTCATTCAGGCACTGAAAGCAAAAACAAACAATCCCGCTTTCCCAGACCCTTGTGATTATCTTGACTTACTGGCTATAAGTATTGGTTGCGACATAGTGCCCATTACAGGCGAGAACAGAGTTTTAGCTTATTATGGACTGCAAAAAATTAATGAAAGTCCGCGAAAGGGCGTAGAAGCAATACTAAAGACCGGCAGCATAAAAAAAGAAATCACTATCATGGATTTAGTATTTGTGATAGGTCCTCGTATTAATGCAGCAGGCAGGATTGCAGATGCTAAAAATGCAGTCTATACTTTGCTTTCCAAAAATGTAGAAACGGCAAATGACGAGGCAAAAATTTTGAATAAAAGAAATACAAACCGAAAAGAATTAGATAAACAAATTACAGAATCAGCAACGCAGTTAATTTTGAATGACCCTGAATATCCCGCTAAAAAAACTACGCTTGTTTTTCATCCGGAATGGCACAAAGGAGTTATCGGCATTGTAGCATCCAGATTAGTTGAGCGCTTCTACAGGCCAACAATAGTCTTTACGGAATCAAACGATATGATAACTGCTTCTGCCCGTTCAATAGAAGGCTTTAATATACATGATGCGATTAAAAAAGCTTCCGGGAATCTTGAGCAGTTTGGGGGGCATTTTTATGCTGCCGGATTATCATTGAAAAAAGAAAATTTGCAAGCCTTTATGGAAGAATTTGAAAGAATTGTAGCAGAAACTATTACTGAAGAGCAATTGATACCGAGAGTGAAAATTGATGCAGAGCTTGACTTTCAAAGAATAAACCCTAAGTTTTTACAAACCATTAATCAGTTTGCTCCTTTTGGTCCGGGCAATATGCGGCCAATTTTTGTGAGCAAAGCCCTTCATAAATACGGCAACTACCGAATTGTTGGCGACCACCATTTAAAAATCACTTTTAAAGCAGAAAAAACGGCGGCGATTCCGGCTATAGGCTTTAATTTAGCAGAAAAAGCAGGTTATCTTGGCGAGACAGAAATGTATGATATTTGCTATTGTTTATCAGAAAACGAATGGCAGGGTGTGAAAAGTCTGCAACTGGAATTGAAAGATCTTAAAAAAAGCAGTTTAGCCGTATGGAATTAA
- a CDS encoding isopenicillin N synthase family oxygenase yields MQENNNIVPVVDLSEYTNGTPEQKAAFVKKLGNAYEDVGFVSVINHGIDKALIDSFYDKVQKFFALPTEIKKKYEVPGLSGQRGYTSFGKEHAKHSNVADLKEFWQFGQEIEGDDEIGKDYPSNVEVEEMPDFNKTGITLYKNFENAGNKLLTAIAEYLNLEADYFDDKIFNGNSILRAIHYPPITSEPESAIRAEQHEDINLITLLVGASAEGLQLLNKKGEWQDVVAKPGAIIVNVGDMLQRLTNNKLRSTTHRVVNPPREKWHTSRFSIPFFLHPRSEMRLDCLDNCIDASNPKAYDPISAGEYLDQRLIEIGLKK; encoded by the coding sequence ATGCAAGAAAATAATAACATCGTGCCGGTAGTTGACTTAAGTGAATACACAAACGGAACTCCTGAACAAAAAGCGGCTTTTGTAAAAAAGCTGGGAAATGCTTACGAAGATGTTGGCTTTGTCTCTGTTATAAATCATGGAATTGACAAAGCCCTCATTGATTCTTTTTATGATAAAGTGCAAAAGTTTTTTGCCCTGCCTACAGAAATTAAAAAGAAATACGAAGTTCCCGGACTTTCAGGCCAGAGAGGATATACCTCTTTTGGAAAAGAACATGCTAAGCATAGCAATGTAGCTGATTTAAAAGAATTCTGGCAGTTTGGACAGGAAATAGAAGGCGATGATGAAATTGGAAAAGATTATCCGTCGAACGTAGAGGTTGAAGAAATGCCTGATTTTAACAAAACCGGTATTACCCTTTATAAAAACTTTGAAAATGCCGGGAATAAGCTTTTGACTGCTATAGCTGAATACCTCAACCTGGAGGCTGATTATTTTGACGATAAAATATTCAATGGCAACAGCATTTTAAGAGCTATTCACTATCCACCAATAACTTCTGAGCCTGAATCGGCTATACGTGCAGAGCAACATGAAGATATAAACTTAATCACACTCTTGGTGGGTGCTTCTGCTGAAGGCTTGCAGCTATTAAATAAAAAAGGGGAATGGCAGGATGTTGTGGCTAAGCCGGGAGCGATTATCGTAAATGTGGGTGATATGTTGCAACGCCTTACCAATAATAAACTACGTTCAACTACTCACAGGGTAGTAAATCCTCCAAGAGAAAAGTGGCATACATCCAGATTTTCTATTCCATTCTTCTTGCATCCACGTTCTGAAATGCGCTTAGATTGCTTAGATAATTGTATAGATGCTTCCAATCCGAAAGCCTATGATCCAATTTCAGCAGGAGAATATCTGGACCAAAGACTAATTGAAATAGGACTTAAAAAATAA